GCAGCGGAAAGACACCCGTGAACAGGCGCGGCCACGCCAGCCGCGCCGCGCCCAGCTCCAGCTGCCAGCCGCGCCCCGCGAAGTGCCGCTCCCACAGGGCCAGCGCCCGCGGGGTCATCAGTTCCGGGAGCCGCCGGTCCGCCTCCGCCAGCTGCTCACCCAGATCGAAGGGACTGGGGTTGCGCAGCTCGGCGCGCAGCACCGCCCGCACCTCCCCCTGGTACAGCACGTCGTCCACCATCCGCGCAAACAGCGTCCCGGCGTGCCCGGCCCGGTCCGTGACGAGCGCCGCCAGCTTCCCGGACGCCACCGCCGAGCCCAGCGTGTTCCCGGCCGTGTTCCACGCGCTGAACCCCGCCAGATCCGCCAGCGGCAACCCCTGCAGCAGCGTCCACAGCCGCGCCTCGGCCCCGTTCGGGTACGCGATGTCCGCCACACTCACCGCCCGACCGGCCCGCAGGTCAGCCCGCACGGCGTCCACGAAGGCCGGCAGGTGCCGGTGCGGGGTGTCCACCGTCCCGAAATCCGGCTGCCGGTGCGCCTGCCGCACCCCCGGCGTGTTCACCGCCAGCACGAACGCCGCCTCCGCCGGACTGTCCGCCAGCACGCACCCGGCCGCCCGCAGGTGCGCGCGCACCAGTTCCCCCGCCGGGCGGTCCTCGTACAGCAGCTCCGCGCCCGCCCCGCCCACGCCGCTGTAGCGCACCCACACCGGCACCGTCTCCGGGCGCAGCGCGCGGGCCAGCAGCGCGCACGGCACCTCGTCCGCGCCCGGGTACACGTCCAGCCGTTCCCACACGCCCAGTTCGTCCGCGCGCGCCTCCAGCATCCGCCGGTCGAGGGCCGCCAGCCCGTACGGCGTGGTGTCGTCCAGCGTCAGGCACAGGTGCGCCAGCGTCCCGTCGGCCAGCAGGTCCAGCGCCGCCAGGTGCAGCGCCCGGTTCCGCTCGCGCGTGCCCACCCAGTCGGCCAGCACCTCCGCTGGCACGGCCGCCCGCGCCGCCTCCAGCGCCTCCCGGTGCGCCTCGCCGTGCCGGGCATGCCGGTCGAACGCGTCACTGAACGCCCGCAGCTCCCGCCCCCACTGCCCGTAGTACGCCTTCTCCTCGTGCGGATCGTTGTCATGCGCGACCCGCACGATCACCCCGAACGCGTAGATCCGCAGCGCCGGATTCACCGCCCGCACCTCCCGCAACACCGCCAGCCGCGCCAGCGCCACGTCCAGGCCGTCCGTCACGCGCCGCGCCGGAATCATGCCGCCCAGGCACAACGTCTCCAGGCACACGATCAGTGCGTCCGCCCCGGCCGCCCGTTCCAGCAGCCACGTTCGCAGCGCGCCGGTATCGCCCGGCGTGAAGAACGCCGGAAGTGCCCGCGCGGGTGGGACGTCCACGGCCGCACCCGTCATGCGGCCCAGCCCGACCGGCAGGTCCAGCGTGGGAGGGCGGGTGTCCGGCGGGATCAGCAGCACGCGGGTGGTCGTCATGCCCGGCAGGGTAGAGCATTCCGGGCAGGCGGCCCCCCGCACCTGTCCGCCCGGAATCCCTGCCCGTGCCCACGCCCGTCCGTCCGTTTCGCTTCTCCTGCGCGGGGCAGCTCTCCGAGTCGCAACCGCCCGTTTCGTTCACAGATCGGACCACCACCGATCGGTCAACGCCACGTCCGGAACCCGCCCAGCTCCTGCTCGCTCTGCTCCGCAGCTCTCCGAGTCCGTATCAGGTCTGCAGGGGTTTCGGGCGGGTGTCCTTCCAGATGCCGCGGCTGCCTGCCTGCACCGCCCCGGCAGGCCTCACGCCCCGGGACGCCGGCGGGCGCAGCGCAGGTCCGCGTGGAACGCCCATCTCAGCGGTACCTGCTGACGAAGGACGCGACATTCAGCATGCCGCCGCCCAGCTTGCCCTGGAACAGCGGGTCCGGGACCGGCGCGGCCGACGACCGCAGGTTCAGCGCCAGACTGGACGGATTCAGGGTGGCCGCGCGGGTCGACAGGGCCAGCGCCACCGCCCCCGACACGGCCGGCGCGGAGAACGACGTGCCCGACGCGTACGCCAGGCGGCTGTCCGGGTAACTGGTGATCACGCCCTCGCCGGGCGCCACGAGCGTCATGCCCGTCGCGTAGTTCGAGAAGCTCGACTTCTTCCCCGCCAGGGTCGCGCTTCCCACCGCGACCAGGCCGCTGCTGGCCGTGAAGCGGCCGGTGGTCAGGGTCTGCGCCGGGTACACCATGCCCTCCTTGCCGGCGTTCCCGGAGGAGTTCACCACCACCACACCCCGCGCCGTGGCAGCCGCCACGGCCACGTTCAGCGCCTCCGAGTCGGTATCGGACCCCAGCGACAGGTTGATGACCTGCGCGCCCGCCGCCACGGCCCGGTCGATCGCCTGGATGATCCGGGACGTCATGCCGCGCCCCTGCGGATTCAGGACGCGCAGCGGCAGCAGCTGCGCGTTCGGGGCGATCTGCAGCACGATGCCGCCGACGGCCGTGCCGTGCCCGTAGCGGCCCAGCCCCTGCAGCGGCAGCATCTCGTGCGGAGCGGCGTCCCGGTCCACGTAATCCCAGGCGTTCACGCTGTCCACGTGATCGCGGATCAGCGGGTGCGTGGAATCCAGGCCGGTATCCAGGACCGCGACCTTCACGCCGCTCCCGAGTTCCGGAATGAGCTGCTGCGCCGCCGGGAGGTTCAGGGCGTTCCAGTAGGTCTGAACGTTCCCCCAGTCCCTGGAACCCAGGAAGGACTCCCCGCCCGCCCAGTTGGTCGCGCCGCCCGCCCAGTTGGTGCCGCCACTGGCCCAGTTGACGTTACTGAGCCCGCTGGCCAGCCCCTCGGCCTGCGAGACCTGAAGGACATCCAGCTCCGCGTCGGGTTCGACGCTGCCCAGCGTGACACCCAGGGCGCGCAGGGACTGGGTGTCCAGGCTGGCGGTCCGCAGGGTGGCCGGGACCGACAGGACAGCGCTGCCCCGCTCCGGGTGGAAGGTCACGAGCTGCGCGCCGGGCAGTGCGCCCAGCAGCGTCTCCGCCGTCATTTCCGGCGGGACGCGCACCGTGACGAGTTGACCGCCGCTGCGCAGCGCCGCGGGCGCCGGCAGGGTCGCCGCGGGCTGCGGCAGGCGTCCGCAGGAGGCCAGCGACAGCGCGGCCGCCAGCAGGGCCAGTCGGGACAGGAGGGTGGGGGCAGTCTTCATGGGGCCTCCTCCGGCCCCCTCATGGCGCCTGCTGAACGGCAGGTGGGACCGGACTGTCCACCCAGTCTGGGCGTTCATTGTGACGCCCCCGCAACCGCCCGCTGACCCCGTTCAGGCCCCCTGCCGGGGGCAATCCTGACCGGGCATGACCGGCCGGCGGGAACGGGACGTTAAATATTACTGGCGCCGGGAGCCCGGCAGCAGGGGGCGGAGCGGCGCTGCCGGGCGCACCCGCCCGGATGGACCGGTGGCCGCGCAGCCTTCAACCGGCGTGCCGCGCGGCCCACCATTCAACCCGGGTCCGTGTCATACGGACTGCCGTTTGTTTCGTTCACAGATCGGAGCGCCGCCGATCTGTCAACTCCACGTCCGGAGGGGCGCCCAGCTCCTCCTCTGCGGAGCGGCTCTCCGAGTCGCATCCGCTCGGATTGAACCGCTTTGTCAGCCATTCAACCCGGGTCCGTTTCAGTCGCCGGCACCCTCGGGCAGCACGCACACCCGGTTCCTGCCGGAACGTTTCGCGCGGTACAGCTGCTCGTCGGCCAGGGACACCAGCCGCTCATGGTTCGGCACCCGCGGGTTGGTGGCGACGCCCATCGAGAGGGTCACGCTCAGCGCCGGGTGAATCTGGGACCAGTCGTAGGAGTTCACCAGTTCCCGGACCCGCTCGCAGATCCGCTGCCCGTGCTCGGTCGTGGTGTTCGGGAACACGAACAGGAACTCCTCGCCCCCGTACCGGCCCACGCTGTCCGACGGCCGAACCGCGCTCTGGAACAGCGCCGCGACCGTCCGCAGCACCTGATCACCCACCAGGTGCGAGAACTGGTCGTTCACCTGCTTGAAATGGTCGATGTCGGCCATCGCCACGCACAGCGGCGCGTGCGTCAGGCGTCCGTGCAGGAACTCGTGCTGCAACACGCCCTCCACGTGCCGCCGGTTGAACAGCCCGGTCAGGCCGTCCTCGGACAGCTGCCGTTCCAGCAGACGCGACTGCTCTTCGAGCATGTTCACCAGCCCGCTCTTCTCGGTGTTCACGCGTTCCAGCGCCTCGTTGGCGGTGGCCAGCTCGATGGTTCGCAGGCGGTAGATCTGCGCCTCGGACTTCACGCGTTCCACCTCCAGCTGGGTCATCAGTGCCCGGGTCTTGAGCGCGGACGCCAGGTCGTGAATCTCCCGTTCCACGTCATGATGCCGGCGGTACAGGTCCAGCGCCGTCTGCGGGTCGCCCTCGGCGGCGCTCAGTTCGGACAGCTGAAGGAACGTCTGCATGATGATGTCCCGCGCGCTGATCGGCCCGGCCAGTTCCAGCGCCCGGCCGTAACAGGCGCGCGCCTCCGTGAACTGCCCGTCACGGTGCAGCAGGCGGCCCAGCTCGAAGTGATGTCCGGCCTCCTGCAGGGTCAGGTCGTGCTGCTGGGCTTCCTCGATCGCCTGCCGGACCAGGCGGATGCCGCGCGGCATGTCTCCGAGCTGCGCGGTGGCCCGCCCGAATGTCGTGCGGGCGTTGTTCATGACCGCCACGTTCCCGGCCTGCTCGGCGTACAGCAGCGCGGCCTGCGCGCACTCGGCGGCCAGTTCAGGGTCGCCCAGGTCGAAGGCGACGGTCGCCTGCATGCTGGTCGCGAAGGCCAGCCCGCTCACGTGATCCAGGGACCGGTACAGTTTCAGGCCCTCCTGCACGAGTTCCATGGCCTTGTGAAGGTCGCGGGCGTGGTAGTAGAGGTTCGAGAGGTTGTGCAGGGCGTGTGCCTCGCGCAGGTGGTCGCGTGCCTCGCGGGCGATGCGCAGCACCACGGCGAGATGATCGGCCGCCCGGTCGTACTCCTGCAGGTTCGAGTACACGGCCGCCATGAAGTTCGCGCAGTCCGCCTGCAGCGCCCGGTCGTCACACAGGATGCCGGTGTCCATGCCCTGCGAGAGGTGCGAGAGTGCGTCCTCGTACGCGCCCGCCATGAAGCAGTAGAAGCCGCTGGTGCGCTGCGCCCGGCCCAGCGTCAGGTCGTCGCCGCTGCGGCGCGCGAGTTCCAGGGCGCGCGGCGCGATCAACGCTCCCCGTTTCGGGTCGCTCTGCCGCAGGTTCCAGGCCTGTTCAGTCAGTGCCTGCGCCTCGTCGCGCGCCGCCACGTCCAGCTGGGGGCTGGGTGGGGCCGGGTGCAGGTCCGGATGCATGCGCGGCGCGAGCAGCGGTTGCAGGGTCGGCTGGTTGCTGGTCACCATCCGCACCAGCCGCTCGACGATGTCCGGGTCGAACTGCGTGCCGCTGCCGCGCTGCATCTCCTCGAGCGCCTCCGGGACGGTCCAGGCTTCCTTGTACGGCCGTTCGGAGGTCAGGGCGTCGAACACGTCCGCGACCGCCACGATCCGGCCCGAGATGGGAATGCCGCTGCCACGCAGGCCGCGCGGGTAGCCGCGCCCGTCCCAGCGTTCGTGGTGGGTGCGGGCGATCTCCTCGGCCATGCGCAGCAGCCGGGAGGTGCTGCCCTCCAGGACCTTCGCGCCGATCACCGTGTGCAGCTTCATGCGCTCGAACTCATCCGGCGTGTACGGACTGGTCTTGAGCAGGATGTCGTCCCCGACGCCGATCTTCCCGATGTCGTGCAGGCGCGCCGCCCAGCGGATCAGGTCCACCTCCTCGGGCGGCAGACCCAGCATCTGCGCGAGTTGCGCGCTGAGCTCCCCGACCCGGCGGGTGTGCTGCCCGGTGCGGTCGTCGCGGTACTCGGCTGCCATGCCCAGGCGGGTGACGATCTCGATCTGCACGGCCTCCAGCTCGGCGGTGCGGACCCGCACGGTCTCCTCGGCCTGCAGCCGCGCCTGCTGGGCGGCCTCGGTCAGCTGCCGGTAGGTGTCGGCCTCGCGCCGGGCGCGTTCCGCCTCGAACTGACTGCGCAGTGACTGCACCTGCCGCTCGCTGTCCTCGCTGAACACCTGCCGTTCCAGTTCCCGCAGGTCCCGCAGGAACGGGTAGGCCCGCGCGGGCTGCCCGGCCGCCTCCAGTCCCTCGACCAGCGCGGTCAGGATCGTCCGGACCGAGGCGTTCAGGTGATGGCCCCGCGCCTCCGCGAGGGCGGCACTCAGCTGGGCGAGCGCGCCGTCCGTGTCGGCGCGGCTGAACGCGGCGCGGCCCAGGCTGAGCAGGGCGTTCACCCGGCCCTGAACGTCCCCGGTATCGACCGCCCAGTACAGCGATTGACTGAACATGCCGGTCGCCTGCTCCGGCTGCCCCAACTCCAGGTACACCTGCCCGAGGTTGTCGAACAGGTCGATCAGGTGCTGCGTCTCGCCGTGCGCCCGCGCCAGCTCGATGGCGCCGCGCAGGGTCTCCTCGGCCAGGGCCGTCTCGCGCAGGTCCTTGTGGACCAGCCCCAGGATGCCCAGCGCCGCGAGTTCCGTCTGCCGGTCCCCGCAGCGGCGCGCGACCTCCAGGCCCGGGTTCAGGAAGGTCAGCGCGTGGGCCGGTTCTCCCATCAGCAGGAACGAGTGCGCGATGTTCACGTTGCACGCGCCCCGCAGTTCGAGCGGCAGTTCCTGGTACTGCTCGCACAGCTGCTGGCACCCGTGCAGGGCGGCCAGCGCGTCGGCGTGCGCGCCCAGGTTGGCGTGCAGCATCCCGATGTTGTTCAGGCAGTGCGCCTGCCCGGCGCGGTCGCCCCGCCGGGCCCGCAGGTCCAGTTCCCGCTGCTGGCACTCCACGGCCAGCCTGAGCTGCCCGCTGCGCTGCGCGGCCAGCGCCATCAGGCTCAGCGCCTCGATCTCGGCCTCCTCATGCTCGGCGGCGCGGGCGGCGTTCACGTAATCCCCGGCGGCAGACAGCAGCCGCGCGGCCGCGTCGGGCGTGGCATGCGCCAGGAGCGTCTCGCAGTGCGCGGCGTGCCAGGTCAGGTCGGTCGGCCCGGCCGGGTGGGCGGGAACGCCGTTGGGCCTATCCATCGGCCGGCCGGTGCGTTGCCGCAGGGGGGAAGGGGGGACGGGCGGGCGGGGCGGCGCTCAGGCGGTCCAGCGCCAGCCGCAGCAGGTCCGAGCTGTCCTGGGCGTCGTCCGGGCACACGACCAGCGACGTGTACAGGTCCAGCGGGACGGGCGCGCTGCGGCGCAGCTCCGCGAGGGCCAGACCGCTGCGCTCCTGCCAGCCGCGCAGCGCCGCGGGCTGCCCGGCCGGCGGGAGGCGCAGCAGCAGCGCGAAGGTCGCGCCGTTCAGGCGGTAGGCGCGGTCCTCGCGGCGGGTCGCGCCGCCCAGCGTCCGGGCCAGCCTGGAGATCAGGTCGTTCCCGCCCGCGTACCCGGCCGTGGCATTCAGGTACCGGATGTTCCCCAGGTCCACCAGCGCCACCGCGAAGGCCGTGCCGTGACGGGCGGCGTAGGCCACCTCGGTACTCAAGTCGCCCAGGAACGCCTGCCGGTTGCCCAGCCCGGTGGACTCGTCCGTCAGGGCCGAGCGTTCCAGCGCACTGACCAGCACGCTCTGCGCCAGGGCCAGGGCCACGCAGCGGGCCGCCACGACCAGCAGGGTGCTCGCCTCCCGCGGCGTTTCGGTTTCCCGGCCGGTCCCGGCCGGTACGTCTGTCGCCCGCGGCAGCAGCGTGAAGGGCCGCAGCGTGAGCACCTGCCCGGCCGCCTCGACGCGCAGGGCCGCGTCGGCCGGACCGCCGGCCGGACATGGAACGGGCAGGCCGGTCCGGTGCAGGCACGCGGCGGGGGGGGCGGCCGGCGACGGGTACCAGGCGGCGCAGGCGTCGGCGCGGGCCAGTTCGGCCAGCAGGGGCAGGCTGGCGCCCAGGATGGCCGGCACGCTGCGGGCGTCCTCCAGCGCGTGCGTCAGGTGCAGCAGGGCCTCGCTGTCCTGGCGCGCCTGCAGGGCCTGGCGTTGCAGGGTCTCGACCTGCCGGGTCAGGGCCGCCCAGGCGTCCGCGCCTGCGTCCGGGTGCGGGGGGGCCATGCCGGGCAGCGTGTCCGGCGGGGCGCAGCGGTACCCGGCGCCGCGCACCGTCTCGATGCGGCTGCCCGGCACCTTGCGGCGCACGCGGTTCACGTAGGCGTCCACGACCCGTTCGTCCCCGCCGAAGGCCAGTCCCCAGATGCGTTCCAGAATCTCGGAGCGGGAGTACAGCCGGCCGGGCTGGCCGCTCAGCAGGTCGAACAGCGCCAGTTCACGCGCCGTGAGGGACGGGGATTCGGTGCGGTGGTCCGCCGCGGGCCCCGCCGGGCCCGGCTCCGGGAACGGGTCCGCTGCAGACGCACCCTGCCGGTACGGGTGGTTCATACCTGGGCATGATTCCAGAAGCCCGCTTACAGAAACCTCTCATCCTGAATCCCGGTCAGTTCCTTCGGTCAGGAACGCCAGCGTCGCGTCCCGCATGAACCGGCTCGTGTAGTGGCCTACCCCCGCGAAGGTCTGCTCCTGGAACAGGTCGGGCCGCCCGGCGAACGCCGCCCGGTACGCCGCGGCCGTGGGCGCATGATGCGCCGCCAGGGGAAAGGTCGGGTCGGCCTCACCGCTCGCCAGCAGCAGCGGCGTGACCGGCAACTCTGCCACGTGCGTCACCGGCCGGTGGGCGTCCAGGAAGGCCTGCAGGTGCGGCGCGCGGACCTCCGGCTCCTGCCACACGCCGGACGTGATCAGCGCCGCCGTCCGCGCCACCGGGAAGCCCGCGTCCGGCAGCGTGCGCCGCAGCGTCTGCACCACGTACCCGCCCATGCTGGACCCCACCAGCCACAGCGGCGCGCTCCTGAAATCTGGCCCGAATTCCGCGCTGAACTCTGCGTGCAGCGCCTCCAGGAGGGCCGGAGCCTCGGCCACCGTGCGGCGCACGCTCTCCCACACGTACTCGCGGGCATTCAGACCCGGTGGGGTGTCGCCCTGCCGCTCGCCGTGCAGCGCCGCGTCCGGCAGCAGCACCGCCGCGCCGCTCCCTCCCGCACGGCCCGCCGCCAGGGCCGCGTACACGCCCAGCTTGCCCTCCTTGGCCGCCCAGGCCCCGTGATACACCACGCACACCGCCGTGACCGCCTGACCCTCGGGCGGCAGTTCCAGCAGGCACGGCACGCCCGCCAGGACCCGGCGCACCACCCGGTACGGCCGCCCCCCGGCCAGCGGGGCCGCGTGCGGGTCGCCCGGGTCGAACGCGCGGGTCACGCGCCCACCCGGACCGCCGGACCATCCGGGCACGTGGCCCACACGTCCGGGTTGCGCAGCGCCGCCCAGTCCCCGAAGCCCAGACCCAGCGCCAGGGCCAGCAGGTTCCCGTGCGTGACCACGACCGTCACGCCTGCCGGGTCGCGCGCATCCGCCAGAGCCGCCTGAATGCGGGCGCGGGCCGCCGCGCCGGACTCGCCGCCCGGCAGGCACAGGGTGTCGTCTGCAAAACTCTCCCGCAGCCGCTCGCGCCAGTCGGCGCGGGATGCGCCGCTCAGGACCCGCTCGGTCAGGCGCTCATCCGTCGTGACGGGCAGCCCCAGCCGATCTGCCAGCGGACGCGCCGTCGCCGCCGCCCGCACCCACGGACTGCTGACGACCCGCGTGACGCCCAGCCCGGCCAGCGAACTGGCCAGGGCCTGCGCCGCCGCCTCACCGTCCGGGGTCAGCGGGGCGTGCGGTTCCTGCCCGGTCGCCCGCGCATGCCGCACCAGCAGCAGCGTTCCCGGCTTCACTTCAGGGCTGCCCGTCATACGTTCCCTCCCCGCGCGCGCATCTCGGCCCGCAGGGCCTGCACGTCCACCGCCCGCACCTGCCCCGCGTGATCCCGCGCCGCCCAGGCCGCCGCGATCCCGGCCGCCTCGCCCATCGTGTGGCAGTTCTGCTGCACGCGAATCGCGGACTGCGCCTCGAAGGTACTGCTCGCCGCGCGGCCCGGCACGAGCAGGTTCACCACGCCGCGCGGCACCAGCGCCCGGAACGGAATCTCGTGGTACGCGTCCGGCGCGAAGTACGGCGCGCTGCCCTCCCGCTCGTGCAGCAGCCGCGCGCCCCCCTTCACCGAGTGGATGTCCACCGGGTAGTGATTCCGGCAGATGGAATCCTCGAAGCGCGCGCAGTCCAGAATGTCCGTCACGCCCAGCGTGTACTCGCCCTCGATGCGCCGCGTCTCACGTACGCCCACCATCGGCGCGACCACCCCCACGAACGCGTTCTCGCAGCCCGGCAGGAAGCGGCGGCAGAAGTCCGTCAGGCGCGTCACGGCCGCCCTCCCGTCCAGCTGCGCCTCGCTGAGCTGCCAGGGGTCCGCGCCGTCGTTCAGGTCCGCCCGGATGCGGGGGCAGTTGAAACTCAACTCTCCGGGCCGCCCCGGCACGCTGAACGCCTGGAAGTAATCCCCGTCCCGTTCCAGCAGCACCCCGTCCGCCACCGCCTGCCGGAACAGGCCCTCCAGCGAACTGCGGCGCCCCCAGACCATCCAGAAATGCAGGAACTCCGGCGCGTCCTGCGGTTGCCCCGCCCCGTTCAGGAAGTCACGCAGCCGCCCCGTATCCACGCCCGCCAGCGAGAACCGCAGACTCATGGCCTGATGCACCCCGTCCCCATCACCCGCCTGGAACGGCACGCCCGCCGCCGCCGCCACGTCCGCGTCGCCGGTCGCGTCGATGAACACCCGCGCCCGCAGCGCCTGCAGGCCCCCCTTGTTGTGCACGACCAGCGCCCCGATCCTGTCGCCGTCCATGACGGGCTGCACCACCTGCGTATGAAACAGCACCTCCGCCCCCGCGTCGGCCAGCAGGTCATCCAGCACGAACTTCAGGCCCTCCGGATTGAACCAGTTGTCGTTCCCGTGCGCGTCCACCGCGCCGTCCCCCCGCGCCCGCAGGCGCGCCTTGATCTCGTCCGTCAGGCCCAGGTTCAGGTTCTGCCCGCCCGACACGTTCCGCATCAGCGGCGTCACCCACGCGTTCGTGCCCGTGCCGCCCAGGCTGCCCTGCGCCTCCACGACCAGCACCCGCGCGCCCGACCGGGCCGCCGCGACCCCCGCGACCGCCCCGGCCGTCCCACCCCCCGCCACGATCACGTCCCATTCGCGGCCCAGCGTCCGGTAGGGGAGGGTGCCGCCTGTCGCGGCGCCGTTCACGCGCCCTGCCTGCCGTGAGTCCATCAGCCTTTCACCGCACCTTCCAGGCCTTTCATGAAGTACCGCTGGCCGGTCAGGAACACGATCAGGATCGGGATGATCGTGATCACGGCTCCGGCCATGACGGCGCGGCTGTTCGTGCTGAAGGTGCTGCTGAGTTCCAGCAGGCCCGCCGAGAGGGGCAGCATGTTCTTGTCGGGCAGCATGATCCGCGCCCACAGGAACGAGTTCCAGTACGCCACGAATTCCAGGATGGCGAAGGCCACGATGGTGGGGAGCGCCAGCGGCAGCATGATGCGTCGCCAGATGGTCAGTTCGCGCGCCCCGTCGATGCGGGCGGCCTCGATCAGTTCCTGCGGGACGCCCAGGTACGCCTGCCGCAGCAGGAACAGCCCGATGATGCTGGCCGCGCCCGGCAGGACCACCGCGAGGTACTGACGGACCGCGTCAATGACCGGGTTGGTCTGTTGCAGCAGGCCCAGTTTGATGGTCGTGATGTAGTTGACGATCAGGCCCGCCTCGTTCGGCAGGACCATCAGGATCAGGATCGCGTAGAAGATCAGGTCCCGGCCCGGAAAGCGCATCTTGGCGAGCGGGTACGCGGCCAGGGTGGCCAGGGTGGTCGTGATGGTCACGCCCAGCACGCAGATGACCAGCGAGTTCAGGATCAGGCGCCAGAAGGGCACGGTCGTCCCGCTGAACACCTCGGCGTAGTTGCGCAGGGACACGCCTCTGGGCAGGATCTTCGCCTCGTAGATGTTCCCGGTCGGTTCGAACGACGTGATCAGCGTCCAGTAGAACGGGTAGAGCATGATCAGCGCGATCACGATCAGCACCGCGTACGCCAGGACGTTCTGCACGCGCTGCCGGGCCACGCGGCGCGACCTGAGCTGCGCGGCCAGCCGGGCGTGCTCCTCGGCGCTCATGGGGGCGGTCGCGGCGGGCAGGGGGGAGGTCAGGTCAGGCATCGACTTTTCCTCCGCGCGTCAGTTTGAAGTTGATCAGGCCGAACAGGATGCTGATCACCGCGATGATGATCCCGGCCGCCGCCGCCAGCCCGTACTGGAAGTCCACGAACGCCCGCGAGTACGTGTAGAACAGCGCCGAGTACGTACTGCCGGCCGGGCCGCCCTGCGTCATCACGTAGATCTCCTCGAACACCTTGATGGCGCTGATGGTGGACATCAGGCTGCACACCAGAATCGTGGGCCGCAGCCCCGGCAGCGTGATGTTCCAGAACACCTGCGTGCGGGTCGCGCCGTCGATGGTGGCCGCTTCCTCCAGCTCCGGGCTGATGCCCTGCAATCCCGCGAGGTACAGCACCATGTAGTACCCGATGCCCTTCCAGAGCGTCACGAACATCACCGCGTACAGCGCCGTGGCCGGGTTGTTCAGGAAACTGCCGTTCTGCGGCAGGCCCAGGAATCCCAGCACCGCCGTGACCGGCCCGCCCTGCTGGTACATCCAGTTCCAGATCAGGCCCACCACTGCGAAGCTCGTCACGACCGGCACGTAGTACGCCGTGCGGAAAAACCCGATGCCTTTCAGGGGCCGGTTCACCAGCAGCGCCACCAGAATCGCGATGATCTGAATGACCGGCACGACCAGGATGTACTTCAGGCTGTTGCGCAGCCCCGACCAGAACTGCCCGTCGGCAAAGAGTTCCCGGAAGTTCGCCAGACCCACCCACTGCGGCGGCGAGATGATGTTGTACTTCGTGAACGCCAGGTACGTC
The Deinococcus depolymerans genome window above contains:
- a CDS encoding DUF4127 family protein → MTTTRVLLIPPDTRPPTLDLPVGLGRMTGAAVDVPPARALPAFFTPGDTGALRTWLLERAAGADALIVCLETLCLGGMIPARRVTDGLDVALARLAVLREVRAVNPALRIYAFGVIVRVAHDNDPHEEKAYYGQWGRELRAFSDAFDRHARHGEAHREALEAARAAVPAEVLADWVGTRERNRALHLAALDLLADGTLAHLCLTLDDTTPYGLAALDRRMLEARADELGVWERLDVYPGADEVPCALLARALRPETVPVWVRYSGVGGAGAELLYEDRPAGELVRAHLRAAGCVLADSPAEAAFVLAVNTPGVRQAHRQPDFGTVDTPHRHLPAFVDAVRADLRAGRAVSVADIAYPNGAEARLWTLLQGLPLADLAGFSAWNTAGNTLGSAVASGKLAALVTDRAGHAGTLFARMVDDVLYQGEVRAVLRAELRNPSPFDLGEQLAEADRRLPELMTPRALALWERHFAGRGWQLELGAARLAWPRLFTGVFPLRVRSADTDGEGEPAGDRPNG
- a CDS encoding S8 family peptidase, which codes for MKTAPTLLSRLALLAAALSLASCGRLPQPAATLPAPAALRSGGQLVTVRVPPEMTAETLLGALPGAQLVTFHPERGSAVLSVPATLRTASLDTQSLRALGVTLGSVEPDAELDVLQVSQAEGLASGLSNVNWASGGTNWAGGATNWAGGESFLGSRDWGNVQTYWNALNLPAAQQLIPELGSGVKVAVLDTGLDSTHPLIRDHVDSVNAWDYVDRDAAPHEMLPLQGLGRYGHGTAVGGIVLQIAPNAQLLPLRVLNPQGRGMTSRIIQAIDRAVAAGAQVINLSLGSDTDSEALNVAVAAATARGVVVVNSSGNAGKEGMVYPAQTLTTGRFTASSGLVAVGSATLAGKKSSFSNYATGMTLVAPGEGVITSYPDSRLAYASGTSFSAPAVSGAVALALSTRAATLNPSSLALNLRSSAAPVPDPLFQGKLGGGMLNVASFVSRYR
- a CDS encoding diguanylate cyclase, whose translation is MDRPNGVPAHPAGPTDLTWHAAHCETLLAHATPDAAARLLSAAGDYVNAARAAEHEEAEIEALSLMALAAQRSGQLRLAVECQQRELDLRARRGDRAGQAHCLNNIGMLHANLGAHADALAALHGCQQLCEQYQELPLELRGACNVNIAHSFLLMGEPAHALTFLNPGLEVARRCGDRQTELAALGILGLVHKDLRETALAEETLRGAIELARAHGETQHLIDLFDNLGQVYLELGQPEQATGMFSQSLYWAVDTGDVQGRVNALLSLGRAAFSRADTDGALAQLSAALAEARGHHLNASVRTILTALVEGLEAAGQPARAYPFLRDLRELERQVFSEDSERQVQSLRSQFEAERARREADTYRQLTEAAQQARLQAEETVRVRTAELEAVQIEIVTRLGMAAEYRDDRTGQHTRRVGELSAQLAQMLGLPPEEVDLIRWAARLHDIGKIGVGDDILLKTSPYTPDEFERMKLHTVIGAKVLEGSTSRLLRMAEEIARTHHERWDGRGYPRGLRGSGIPISGRIVAVADVFDALTSERPYKEAWTVPEALEEMQRGSGTQFDPDIVERLVRMVTSNQPTLQPLLAPRMHPDLHPAPPSPQLDVAARDEAQALTEQAWNLRQSDPKRGALIAPRALELARRSGDDLTLGRAQRTSGFYCFMAGAYEDALSHLSQGMDTGILCDDRALQADCANFMAAVYSNLQEYDRAADHLAVVLRIAREARDHLREAHALHNLSNLYYHARDLHKAMELVQEGLKLYRSLDHVSGLAFATSMQATVAFDLGDPELAAECAQAALLYAEQAGNVAVMNNARTTFGRATAQLGDMPRGIRLVRQAIEEAQQHDLTLQEAGHHFELGRLLHRDGQFTEARACYGRALELAGPISARDIIMQTFLQLSELSAAEGDPQTALDLYRRHHDVEREIHDLASALKTRALMTQLEVERVKSEAQIYRLRTIELATANEALERVNTEKSGLVNMLEEQSRLLERQLSEDGLTGLFNRRHVEGVLQHEFLHGRLTHAPLCVAMADIDHFKQVNDQFSHLVGDQVLRTVAALFQSAVRPSDSVGRYGGEEFLFVFPNTTTEHGQRICERVRELVNSYDWSQIHPALSVTLSMGVATNPRVPNHERLVSLADEQLYRAKRSGRNRVCVLPEGAGD
- a CDS encoding winged helix-turn-helix domain-containing protein, whose product is MNHPYRQGASAADPFPEPGPAGPAADHRTESPSLTARELALFDLLSGQPGRLYSRSEILERIWGLAFGGDERVVDAYVNRVRRKVPGSRIETVRGAGYRCAPPDTLPGMAPPHPDAGADAWAALTRQVETLQRQALQARQDSEALLHLTHALEDARSVPAILGASLPLLAELARADACAAWYPSPAAPPAACLHRTGLPVPCPAGGPADAALRVEAAGQVLTLRPFTLLPRATDVPAGTGRETETPREASTLLVVAARCVALALAQSVLVSALERSALTDESTGLGNRQAFLGDLSTEVAYAARHGTAFAVALVDLGNIRYLNATAGYAGGNDLISRLARTLGGATRREDRAYRLNGATFALLLRLPPAGQPAALRGWQERSGLALAELRRSAPVPLDLYTSLVVCPDDAQDSSDLLRLALDRLSAAPPARPPFPPAATHRPADG
- a CDS encoding hydrolase, with the translated sequence MTRAFDPGDPHAAPLAGGRPYRVVRRVLAGVPCLLELPPEGQAVTAVCVVYHGAWAAKEGKLGVYAALAAGRAGGSGAAVLLPDAALHGERQGDTPPGLNAREYVWESVRRTVAEAPALLEALHAEFSAEFGPDFRSAPLWLVGSSMGGYVVQTLRRTLPDAGFPVARTAALITSGVWQEPEVRAPHLQAFLDAHRPVTHVAELPVTPLLLASGEADPTFPLAAHHAPTAAAYRAAFAGRPDLFQEQTFAGVGHYTSRFMRDATLAFLTEGTDRDSG